One stretch of Arthrobacter polaris DNA includes these proteins:
- a CDS encoding helix-turn-helix domain-containing protein produces the protein MTTAEAAEELAATRAMVHKLLKSGGLLVAGRAGRSILIDSASIQRYKNRRTLKGRSWNSATAWAALNIIEGGIPRWIDATARYRLKQRLKIMDPAELAAAVGTKDQVKRYRIAPSGISRAADYFLPTGTTALNDSMVADRFGLAAGRTDILEGYLDTIRAPMIVNGLSLVEDPAGNIIMHVVDGRYGFEESGTPDAVIAVDLMESLNSRERAAGENMLKGIFTQWKEANGS, from the coding sequence ATGACTACAGCGGAAGCTGCGGAAGAGCTGGCGGCCACACGGGCTATGGTCCATAAGCTCTTGAAGAGTGGAGGTCTACTTGTCGCTGGCCGTGCTGGACGCTCGATTCTTATCGACAGTGCTTCAATCCAGCGGTACAAGAACCGGCGCACCCTGAAGGGGCGCAGCTGGAATTCCGCGACGGCCTGGGCTGCGCTCAACATCATCGAAGGCGGAATTCCGCGCTGGATTGACGCGACGGCCCGCTACCGACTCAAGCAACGCCTCAAGATCATGGATCCCGCCGAACTGGCCGCCGCTGTAGGCACTAAAGACCAGGTGAAGCGCTACCGCATTGCACCTTCTGGTATTTCCCGCGCTGCAGATTACTTCCTGCCTACCGGAACTACTGCCCTGAACGATTCAATGGTTGCGGATCGCTTCGGGCTTGCCGCCGGACGGACCGATATTCTGGAAGGCTACCTTGACACAATCAGGGCGCCGATGATTGTCAACGGACTGTCTTTGGTGGAGGACCCTGCCGGGAATATCATCATGCACGTCGTCGATGGTAGGTACGGCTTCGAGGAGTCCGGCACGCCAGATGCTGTCATCGCCGTCGACCTCATGGAATCACTTAACTCTAGGGAGCGGGCCGCCGGCGAAAACATGCTCAAAGGGATCTTCACGCAGTGGAAGGAAGCTAACGGTAGTTGA
- a CDS encoding DDE-type integrase/transposase/recombinase, translated as MSSQRQALELAGVSRSTWHYRQAPREGPDPLHQAERAYECRISPEDRDRIVEYIMLGWAQQVSVDHSFATAWDAGVMLASRRTWWRIAAEIEDQLLRPTIPTKRENKRVRREKPVVKATGPCQVWSWDITDVYSPWRKIVFKVYSVMDIFSRQIVGWRVEEREADHLAVEMFEIAIARYGAPQVVHADSGPAMKSHLLREALTAHGVELSHNRPYVSNDNPFSESGFRTMKYRPGYPRIFKTVETARTYIDDYVPWYNTKHKHSGIALFSPSQVHDGSWKDVWKTRDHALQHYYDKNPGRFRQRPTTPTPADHVGINLPETKPARISA; from the coding sequence ATGAGTTCTCAGCGGCAGGCGCTTGAACTGGCGGGCGTATCGCGCTCGACGTGGCATTACCGCCAGGCACCCCGTGAGGGTCCGGATCCCCTCCACCAAGCGGAGCGGGCGTACGAGTGCCGCATCAGCCCCGAGGACCGTGACCGGATCGTGGAGTACATCATGCTGGGATGGGCCCAGCAGGTCTCCGTGGATCACTCCTTCGCCACGGCGTGGGATGCCGGGGTCATGCTCGCTTCCCGACGCACCTGGTGGCGCATCGCGGCGGAGATCGAGGACCAGCTGCTGCGCCCCACGATCCCCACTAAACGCGAGAATAAGCGGGTCCGGCGGGAAAAACCGGTGGTGAAGGCCACCGGCCCATGCCAGGTATGGAGCTGGGACATCACCGATGTTTACTCTCCGTGGCGGAAAATAGTCTTCAAGGTCTACTCTGTGATGGACATCTTCTCCCGCCAGATCGTCGGGTGGCGGGTGGAAGAACGTGAAGCCGACCACCTGGCAGTGGAGATGTTCGAAATAGCCATCGCCCGGTACGGCGCACCCCAAGTGGTGCACGCGGACTCCGGGCCGGCCATGAAGTCCCATCTGCTCCGCGAGGCCCTCACCGCCCACGGAGTGGAGCTATCCCACAACCGGCCCTACGTGAGCAACGACAACCCATTCAGTGAGTCCGGGTTTCGGACCATGAAATACCGACCAGGCTACCCGCGCATCTTCAAGACCGTCGAGACCGCCCGAACCTACATCGACGACTACGTGCCTTGGTACAACACCAAACATAAGCACTCCGGCATCGCACTCTTCTCGCCTTCACAAGTCCACGACGGCTCTTGGAAGGATGTCTGGAAAACACGCGACCACGCGCTTCAGCACTACTACGACAAGAACCCCGGAAGATTCCGCCAGCGACCCACCACACCAACCCCGGCCGACCATGTCGGCATCAACCTGCCCGAAACAAAACCAGCCAGAATAAGCGCATAG